One Phaseolus vulgaris cultivar G19833 chromosome 11, P. vulgaris v2.0, whole genome shotgun sequence genomic window carries:
- the LOC137825645 gene encoding expansin-like A2, whose translation MAFFLLFFLSLLASSATACDRCLHQSKASFYSRASVLSTGACGYGSLALDISGGHLAGGVASLFKNGAGCGACFEIRCKNPSFCSTEGTRVVLTDDLSHNNETDFVLSKRAFSGMAQKGKGREILKLGIVDIEYKRVPCNYQNQNLAVRVEESSKNPDYLAIKFLYQGGQTEIVAVDVAQADSSNWSFMSRNNGAVWDTNRVPKGALQFRLVVTAGYDGKWIWAKNVLPSDWKNGVIYDSGLQITDIAQEGCSPCDDSIWS comes from the exons ATGGCTTTCTTTCTCCTCTTTTTCCTCTCCCTTCTTGCTTCTTCTGCCACTGCTTGCGATCGCTGCCTGCACCAATCCAAGGCTTCCTTTTACTCCAGAGCTTCTGTTCTTTCAA CTGGGGCATGTGGGTATGGCTCTTTGGCACTAGACATAAGTGGTGGACACCTTGCAGGTGGTGTGGCCTCTCTCTTCAAAAACGGAGCCGGTTGTGGTGCTTGCTTTGAG ATAAGATGCAAGAACCCGAGTTTTTGCAGCACAGAGGGTACTAGAGTGGTATTGACTGATGATCTTAGTCACAACAATGAAACTGACTTTGTGCTGAGCAAAAGAGCTTTCTCAGGCATGGCTCAGAAGGGAAAGGGCCGAGAAATATTGAAACTTGGCATTGTTGACATTGAATACAAGAG AGTACCCTGCAACTACCAAAATCAGAATTTGGCTGTCCGTGTAGAAGAATCAAGCAAGAATCCTGATTACTTAGCCATTAAATTTTTGTACCAAGGAGGTCAAACAGAGATAGTAGCCGTTGATGTGGCTCAG GCTGATTCTTCAAACTGGAGCTTCATGAGCAGAAACAACGGGGCAGTGTGGGACACAAACAGGGTACCCAAAGGAGCATTGCAGTTTCGGTTAGTGGTAACAGCAGGGTATGATGGGAAGTGGATTTGGGCAAAGAATGTCCTACCTTCTGATTGGAAAAATGGTGTCATATATGATTCTGGCCTTCAGATAACAGACATTGCACAAGAGGGTTGTTCCCCTTGTGATGATTCCATCTGGTCATGA
- the LOC137822127 gene encoding auxin-responsive protein SAUR68-like, with protein MARKWQKMAAGKRKRISYPRHLDNVHSSTPNKGHFVVYSVDHERFVVPLKYLSTNVFKELLNWSEEEFGLPSNGPITLPCDSLFLEYIISLVREHVPEDVEKALITSMVTCHHVASSSSSSSSSSSSSSHGNGLMQSNGQRIIYGF; from the coding sequence ATGGCAAGAAAGTGGCAGAAAATGGCTGCGGGAAAACGCAAGAGAATTTCATACCCGAGGCACCTTGATAATGTTCATTCTTCAACACCAAACAAGGGTCACTTCGTGGTTTATAGCGTGGATCATGAGCGATTCGTGGTTCCTCTTAAGTACCTTAGCACCAACGTCTTCAAAGAGCTATTGAATTGGTCTGAAGAGGAGTTTGGGTTGCCATCGAATGGACCCATTACGTTACCTTGTGACAGCCTCTTCTTGGAGTACATAATCTCGTTGGTTCGGGAACATGTTCCCGAAGATGTTGAGAAGGCCTTGATCACTTCAATGGTTACGTGTCACCACGTGGCATCATCATCGTCATCGTCATCgtcgtcatcttcttcttcttcgcaTGGTAATGGCCTTATGCAGAGCAACGGACAAAGGATTATTTATGGCTTTTGA
- the LOC137822133 gene encoding auxin-responsive protein SAUR64-like, which translates to MAWKWQKEATNYQRKRILWPKTQENAAKAEGCSVWTKAEKGHFVVYSMDQKRFVLPLQYLKNNIFRELFKMAEEEFGLSSNVPLTLPCEGTLIEYVITLIERNVTKDLEEAVLMFIPTSRCHSSFDHHREPTNQQHLLCSY; encoded by the coding sequence ATGGCTTGGAAGTGGCAGAAGGAGGCCACAAATTACCAAAGGAAGAGAATTCTGTGGCCAAAGACTCAAGAAAATGCAGCAAAAGCAGAAGGTTGCAGCGTGTGGACAAAAGCTGAAAAGGGTCACTTTGTTGTGTACAGCATGGATCAGAAACGCTTTGTGCTTCCCTTACAGTACTTGAAAAACAACATTTTCAGAGAGCTTTTCAagatggcagaagaagagtttGGTCTTTCGAGCAACGTGCCCTTAACGCTGCCTTGTGAAGGGACGTTAATAGAGTACGTGATAACGTTGATCGAGAGAAACGTAACTAAGGATCTTGAAGAAGCTGTGTTGATGTTCATACCTACCAGTCGATGCCATTCTTCATTTGATCATCATCGTGAACCAACCAATCAACAACATTTGCTTTGCAGCTACTGA
- the LOC137825406 gene encoding lysine histidine transporter-like 8, which produces MMGEVAKADEYLRSEIALLSYSDATFKPPLSPLIIHIDPLTPTGSSPSEAHPSPTHQHPKDAWLPITESRNGNAFYAAFHVLNSNIGFQALMLPLAFATLGWAWGTVCLTVAFIWQLYSIFLLVQLHESVPGIRHSRYLFLAMAAFGKRLGKVAALFPVMYLSGGTCVMLIITGGGTLKLLFNTLCDSDNGNTCSAHALTGAEWFLVFTCAAILVAQLPNLNSMAMVSLVGAVTSITYCTLFWVLSVKKGRPSNVSYKSTLSQDSTAVAKISDVLNAIGIIVLAYRGHNVLLEIQGTLPSDFERTSKEPMRRGVSMSYVLISMCVFPLAIAGFWAYGNQINDGGLLYSFPQLHKNQITKFSMGALYVLVIIHCLSSYQIYAMPVFDNLEIRYTSIKNEKCSVLARTCIRLFFGGLTFFISVTFPFLPSLSALIGSITLVPITYAYPCFMFLSLKKPPRRGLVWCFNAALGCLGLLLSVLLLAASARTLANKGLNANFFKP; this is translated from the exons ATGATGGGAGAAGTGGCTAAAGCAGATGAATATTTGAGATCAGAAATAGCTCTTCTGAGTTACTCAGATGCCACTTTCAAACCCCCACTCTCTCCTCTCATCATCCACATTGATCCACTCACACCAACTGGTTCCTCTCCCTCAGAAGCTCATCCATCACCCACTCACCAACACCCCAAAGATGCGTGGCTTCCCATCACTGAATCAAGAAACGGGAATGCCTTTTATGCAGCCTTCCATGTTCTTAATTCCAACATCGGATTCCAGGCTCTCATGCTTCCACTTGCTTTCGCCACTCTTGGTTG GGCGTGGGGCACAGTATGTTTGACAGTAGCATTCATTTGGCAGCTCTATTCAATATTTCTTCTTGTTCAACTTCACGAATCCGTTCCTGGAATTCGTCACAGCAGATACCTCTTCCTCGCCATGGCTGCATTCG GTAAAAGGTTAGGGAAAGTGGCAGCACTATTCCCGGTGATGTATCTTTCAGGAGGCACATGCGTCATGCTTATCATCACCGGTGGTGGGACCCTGAAACTATTATTCAACACACTTTGCGACAGTGATAATGGAAACACTTGCAGTGCCCACGCGCTTACCGGGGCTGAGTGGTTCTTGGTCTTTACCTGCGCCGCCATTCTCGTTGCACAGTTGCCAAACCTCAACTCCATGGCCATGGTTTCACTCGTCGGAGCCGTTACCTCCATCACTTACTGCACCCTCTTTTGGGTTCTCTCCGTCAAGAAGGGTAGGCCCAGCAACGTCTCCTATAAATCAACCCTCTCCCAGGATTCCACTGCGGTGGCTAAGATCAGTGACGTTCTCAATGCAATCGGAATCATCGTTCTAGCCTACAGAGGTCATAATGTTTTGCTCGAAATACAG GGAACACTGCCTTCAGATTTCGAACGAACATCCAAAGAACCAATGCGCAGAGGAGTGAGTATGTCATATGTACTGATCTCCATGTGCGTCTTTCCCCTTGCAATCGCCGGATTCTGGGCCTATGGAAACCAG ATAAACGATGGTGGATTGTTGTATTCGTTCCCGCAACTGCACAAAAACCAAATAACGAAATTCTCTATGGGAGCACTATACGTTCTAGTGATCATACACTGTTTGAGCAGCTACCAAATCTACGCGATGCCGGTTTTCGACAACCTTGAGATAAGATACACGAGCATCAAGAACGAGAAATGTTCAGTATTGGCGAGAACATGCATACGATTATTTTTCGGGGGATTGACATTTTTTATATCAGTCACATTCCCGTTCCTGCCAAGCCTATCAGCACTCATTGGAAGCATTACGCTGGTGCCGATCACCTATGCATACCCCTGTTTCATGTTCTTATCCCTGAAGAAGCCTCCACGAAGAGGTTTAGTTTGGTGCTTCAACGCTGCACTCGGGTGCTTAGGGTTGCTTCTCAGTGTTCTTCTGTTAGCTGCATCTGCAAGGACTCTTGCAAACAAAGGGTTAAATGCGAACTTCTTCAAACCATAA
- the LOC137827824 gene encoding uncharacterized protein → MGGRMHTKSDSEVTSNSMEQSSPARSPPRRPLYYVQSPSNHDVEKMSYGSSPMGSPHHHFHYYLSSPIHHSRESSTSRFSASLKNPRNFSSNWKKLHPHPQHDADPDDDADDGDDLDRSSRNLRLYFCFFLLFLMLFTLFSIILWGASRSYKPRVIVKSIVFENLNVQSGNDGSGVPTDMLSLNSTVRMVYRNPATFFGVHVTSTPFQLSYYQLAIASGQMHKFYESRKSERKLSVVVFGHQIPLYGGVSVLGNTKEHLQNVALPLNLTFTVRSRAFILGRLVRSKFYRRVRCSVTLHGNKLGKPLHLTDSCVYK, encoded by the exons ATGGGTGGAAGAATGCACACGAAATCGGACTCGGAGGTAACGAGCAACAGCATGGAGCAATCGTCGCCGGCGCGTTCGCCTCCGCGGCGGCCGCTGTACTACGTTCAGAGCCCTTCCAACCACGACGTCGAGAAAATGTCTTACGGTTCGAGTCCCATGGGTTCCCCGCACCACCATTTCCACTACTACCTCTCTTCCCCCATTCACCACTCTCGCGAATCCTCCACCTCTCGCTTCTCCGCCTCCCTCAAAAACCCTCGCAACTTCTCCTCCAACTGGAAGAAGCTCCACCCACACCCCCAGCACGACGCCGATCCCGACGACGACGCGGACGACGGCGACGACCTCGACCGCTCCTCCCGCAACCTCCGCCTTTACTTCTGCTTCTTCCTCCTCTTTCTCATGCTCTTCACACTCTTCTCCATCATCCTCTGGGGCGCCAGCAGGAGCTACAAGCCTCGGGTCATTGTCAAG AGCATAGTGTTCGAGAACTTGAATGTTCAGTCGGGGAACGATGGAAGTGGCGTGCCAACGGATATGTTGTCGCTGAACTCAACGGTCAGAATGGTGTACAGAAACCCTGCGACTTTCTTCGGCGTTCACGTCACTTCCACGCCTTTTCAGCTCAGCTATTACCAGCTTGCAATAGCCTCTGGCCAG ATGCACAAGTTCTACGAGTCTAGAAAGAGTGAGCGAAAGTTGTCGGTAGTGGTGTTTGGGCACCAGATTCCTCTCTATGGTGGCGTGTCAGTTCTTGGAAACACCAAAGAGCATTTGCAGAATGTTGCATTGCCACTGAATCTCACGTTTACGGTCAGATCAAGGGCTTTCATTCTGGGAAGGTTGGTGAGGTCGAAATTCTACAGAAGAGTGAGATGTTCTGTGACATTGCATGGCAACAAACTTGGAAAACCTCTTCATTTAACCGATTCATGTGTCTACAAGTGA